The following proteins are co-located in the Pedobacter frigiditerrae genome:
- a CDS encoding helix-turn-helix transcriptional regulator, with the protein MKSDIPVYDIQNFKAYKNDGILVSRFGYYSKQHQHLHSAHRHTFYHLVFFTEGSGNQQIDFKKFDVKPGLIYFMIPGQVHSWDFETEPDGYIINFSTDYLSSFLLKPDYLDNFSFFSGQPDHQVIELPTDVQEKAVSILEDILKEGQNEHPINDDLVKTLLLRLFIEVSRTAEVTQRQSKNSYNHTLLKSFQHLIETNYAQLKLPKQYAELLYITPNHLNALCNDFLGVSAGTLIRDRIILEAKRLLINLDLMVSEIADKLNFSDQSYFIKFFKKYEGVTPEKFRKLNTTQNGNQHKK; encoded by the coding sequence ATGAAATCTGATATTCCTGTTTATGATATTCAAAACTTCAAAGCTTATAAAAATGATGGTATTTTGGTAAGCAGGTTTGGGTATTATTCAAAGCAACATCAGCACCTACATTCTGCTCACCGACATACTTTTTACCATTTGGTATTTTTTACTGAAGGAAGTGGAAATCAGCAAATAGATTTCAAGAAATTTGATGTAAAACCTGGCTTAATTTACTTTATGATACCCGGTCAGGTACATAGCTGGGATTTTGAAACTGAACCTGATGGTTATATCATCAATTTTTCTACTGATTATTTAAGTTCGTTTTTATTAAAACCAGATTACCTAGATAACTTCTCCTTTTTTAGTGGTCAGCCAGATCATCAAGTGATTGAACTTCCTACTGATGTTCAGGAAAAAGCAGTTTCAATCTTAGAAGATATTTTAAAAGAAGGTCAAAATGAACATCCCATTAATGATGATTTAGTAAAAACGTTATTGCTAAGGTTATTTATTGAGGTTTCAAGAACGGCAGAAGTAACTCAACGACAAAGCAAAAACTCTTATAACCATACTTTGTTAAAGAGCTTTCAGCATTTAATAGAAACAAATTATGCACAGCTGAAATTACCTAAGCAATATGCAGAACTGTTATATATTACCCCTAATCATTTAAATGCATTATGTAATGATTTTTTGGGCGTTTCTGCTGGAACTTTGATAAGAGATAGGATTATTCTGGAGGCTAAAAGATTGTTAATTAATCTAGATTTAATGGTAAGTGAAATAGCAGATAAACTTAATTTTTCTGATCAATCTTATTTCATCAAATTCTTTAAAAAATACGAGGGAGTAACACCAGAAAAATTCAGGAAACTAAATACGACACAAAATGGAAACCAACACAAAAAATAA
- a CDS encoding DUF983 domain-containing protein encodes METNTKNKELYISQWSGIVNAKCPRCRVGQVFSGPTYGFKIQKMNENCPHCNLKFEREPGYFYVAMFVSYAMNVAEMITVSVAAYILGLKLDYDNLWYFVILLLGTTLVFSPFNYRYSRIVLLYWLSPGLHYEPERSK; translated from the coding sequence ATGGAAACCAACACAAAAAATAAAGAGTTATACATTTCTCAGTGGAGTGGAATTGTAAATGCAAAATGTCCTCGTTGTAGGGTTGGCCAAGTTTTCAGTGGACCAACTTATGGATTTAAGATTCAAAAGATGAATGAAAACTGTCCGCATTGTAACCTAAAGTTTGAGCGTGAGCCAGGTTATTTCTACGTTGCGATGTTTGTGAGTTATGCCATGAATGTGGCAGAAATGATAACCGTAAGTGTTGCTGCTTATATTTTAGGCTTAAAATTAGACTATGATAATCTTTGGTATTTTGTTATACTGCTTTTGGGAACAACACTAGTTTTCTCTCCTTTTAACTATCGATATTCGAGAATAGTTTTATTGTATTGGTTATCGCCAGGCTTACACTACGAACCAGAAAGAAGTAAGTAG
- a CDS encoding LURP-one-related/scramblase family protein: protein MSQSIPTFFLGDEYFIDEKVSFLKFTNEYKVYNELGVQIGIIKQRMSGWHKVLTLLINKKMMPFQLEITDANDQLQATMSRGWTFWMSKITVTDANGIVVGLINQKFKFFKPEFLINDANGVNIAKITGDWKAWNFSIVNPAGAEMGKISKKWAGAMKEIFTTADKYNVSIDPNYAESNNKVAIVATAITIDMVLKEGK from the coding sequence ATGAGTCAATCAATCCCTACGTTTTTCCTCGGAGATGAATATTTTATAGACGAGAAGGTAAGCTTTTTGAAGTTTACAAATGAGTATAAGGTTTATAACGAACTAGGCGTTCAAATTGGTATAATTAAACAACGCATGAGCGGATGGCATAAGGTTTTAACCTTGTTGATTAACAAAAAAATGATGCCATTCCAACTTGAAATTACTGATGCAAACGACCAATTGCAAGCCACAATGAGTAGAGGTTGGACTTTCTGGATGTCGAAAATTACGGTTACTGACGCAAATGGCATTGTTGTGGGCTTAATCAATCAAAAATTCAAGTTCTTTAAACCAGAGTTTTTAATTAATGATGCAAATGGAGTGAATATTGCAAAAATTACCGGCGACTGGAAAGCTTGGAATTTCTCAATTGTAAATCCAGCAGGTGCTGAAATGGGAAAAATCAGTAAAAAATGGGCAGGAGCAATGAAAGAAATCTTTACTACGGCTGATAAATATAATGTTTCAATAGATCCTAACTATGCAGAAAGCAATAACAAAGTAGCAATTGTGGCCACTGCAATTACCATTGATATGGTTTTGAAAGAAGGTAAATAG
- a CDS encoding S1 RNA-binding domain-containing protein: MIETGKFNDLRIVAKNSDGLSLSDGDREILLPYSDVPKNAELGDTLKVFVFVNKDGNTIATTQTALAEIESFALLTVVDASEDGAYLDLGIGKDIYVPVREQKRPMHKGESYVVYVYLDENNQRMLASSRLDKFIDEEYFDFDEGDEVSLLICDKTDLGFNAIINNRNIGLLYHNELFANLQPGDKRKGWIKKIRIEGKIDLSLQPLGYSHILDTKDVILKELKENGGKIALGDKSTPDEIYDRFQISKSAFKKATGGLYKERIISVSDYEIKIVIDQLAD; encoded by the coding sequence ATGATAGAAACAGGAAAATTCAACGACTTAAGAATAGTTGCCAAAAACAGTGATGGTTTAAGTTTATCTGATGGAGATAGAGAAATATTACTCCCATATTCAGATGTACCAAAAAATGCGGAACTAGGTGATACTTTGAAAGTTTTTGTATTTGTAAATAAAGATGGAAACACCATTGCAACAACACAAACAGCTTTGGCAGAAATAGAAAGTTTTGCCTTATTAACTGTGGTTGACGCAAGTGAAGATGGCGCTTACTTAGATTTAGGAATTGGAAAAGACATTTATGTCCCTGTTCGTGAACAAAAAAGACCAATGCACAAAGGCGAAAGTTATGTGGTTTATGTCTATTTAGACGAAAATAATCAACGAATGCTGGCTTCATCGAGATTGGATAAATTTATTGACGAAGAGTATTTTGATTTTGATGAAGGTGATGAGGTGAGTTTATTAATTTGTGATAAAACAGATTTAGGTTTTAACGCGATTATTAATAACAGAAATATTGGATTACTTTATCACAATGAGCTTTTTGCTAATTTACAACCTGGAGATAAACGTAAAGGCTGGATTAAAAAAATCCGAATAGAAGGTAAAATTGATTTGAGTTTACAACCTTTGGGTTATAGCCATATTTTAGATACTAAGGATGTAATTTTAAAAGAGTTAAAAGAAAATGGTGGTAAAATTGCTTTAGGCGATAAAAGTACGCCTGATGAAATTTATGACCGTTTTCAAATCAGCAAAAGTGCCTTTAAAAAGGCAACTGGTGGACTATATAAGGAAAGAATCATCTCTGTTAGCGATTATGAAATTAAAATTGTGATTGATCAATTAGCAGATTAG
- a CDS encoding cold-shock protein produces MTGTVKWFNDSKGFGFITPEEGGKDIFCHHSALSGQRSLQEGQVVEYDVKEGKKGPEAENVKVVG; encoded by the coding sequence ATGACAGGTACAGTAAAATGGTTTAATGATTCTAAAGGCTTTGGTTTTATAACCCCAGAAGAAGGTGGTAAAGATATATTCTGCCATCATTCAGCTCTTAGCGGACAAAGATCTTTGCAAGAAGGACAAGTAGTAGAGTATGATGTGAAAGAAGGAAAAAAAGGTCCAGAAGCAGAAAACGTAAAAGTAGTTGGATAA
- a CDS encoding HAMP domain-containing sensor histidine kinase yields the protein MEDFKDFYSTSNLKQIKILSMILLVITASSRILTAIFYDEVVKIPSYTEHSIGNVIQLTGAVVFYTLSRIALQNGNWSQQQKKTLTLAFILFVLLITFGVSYVISMHNTKNTLLMFLIGIVTVSLFFAIEYREIMAISIFVVVLFILSMVMPKIAFQEKITNVIAAFILGFILLCFSRYGYYFKSQHFVRLKQLEEKNLEIELLNNQKGEILGFVAHDLRNPLNNIEALSELMLLENQNNLEAKMIANSAKQAKEIINDLLEAVKSEQGLLETKRHELVSFLTPIITRWKTNSKREILFIAEPKKIATAINSSKLERVIDNLISNAIKFSPTDKPIEITLNLHHTNVCIVVKDNGIGIPDYLQKHIFKQFSKAGRKGLQGEKSVGLGLHISKRIIERHKGRLLMQSKENEGTAFTILLPMS from the coding sequence ATGGAGGATTTTAAAGATTTTTATAGCACTTCTAATCTTAAGCAAATTAAGATTTTAAGTATGATACTTTTGGTTATTACTGCATCATCAAGAATACTTACGGCTATTTTTTACGATGAAGTGGTCAAAATCCCAAGTTACACAGAACATTCAATAGGAAATGTTATTCAGCTTACTGGTGCGGTAGTATTTTACACCTTAAGTAGGATTGCGCTTCAAAATGGAAATTGGAGTCAGCAACAAAAGAAAACACTAACCTTGGCCTTTATTTTATTTGTGTTACTCATCACCTTTGGTGTTAGCTACGTTATTTCAATGCATAACACAAAAAATACACTACTGATGTTTTTAATTGGTATTGTTACTGTAAGCTTATTTTTTGCAATTGAATATCGAGAGATTATGGCAATATCTATATTTGTTGTAGTGCTTTTTATACTAAGTATGGTGATGCCTAAAATTGCATTTCAAGAAAAAATCACAAATGTAATTGCCGCTTTTATTCTAGGTTTCATTTTACTCTGCTTTTCCAGATATGGTTATTACTTTAAATCTCAACACTTTGTAAGACTTAAACAGCTGGAAGAAAAAAATTTAGAAATTGAGCTTCTTAATAATCAAAAAGGAGAGATTTTAGGTTTTGTAGCACACGATTTGAGAAATCCATTAAATAACATTGAAGCGTTAAGTGAGCTGATGTTATTGGAAAATCAAAACAATCTAGAAGCTAAAATGATTGCCAATTCCGCTAAGCAAGCAAAAGAAATCATTAACGATTTGCTGGAAGCTGTTAAATCTGAACAAGGGCTTTTAGAGACAAAAAGACATGAATTAGTATCATTTCTTACTCCAATTATTACTAGATGGAAAACAAATAGCAAAAGAGAAATCCTTTTTATAGCTGAGCCCAAAAAAATAGCTACAGCAATCAATTCCTCAAAATTAGAACGTGTAATAGATAATTTAATCAGCAATGCTATAAAATTTTCTCCAACCGATAAGCCTATTGAAATTACCTTGAATTTACATCATACCAATGTTTGTATCGTTGTTAAAGACAATGGAATTGGAATTCCAGACTACTTACAAAAGCACATATTTAAACAGTTTTCTAAAGCAGGGAGAAAAGGTTTACAAGGAGAAAAATCTGTTGGTTTAGGCTTGCATATTTCTAAACGAATTATTGAACGCCATAAGGGTAGGTTATTAATGCAAAGTAAAGAGAATGAGGGAACAGCTTTTACAATATTATTGCCAATGAGTTAA
- a CDS encoding ATP-dependent RecD-like DNA helicase: MDKANLIAQSYPFEPTEEQLVFCTRATAFLNHRSTKKCFVLRGYAGTGKTTSVAALVKALPYFNLKVVLLAPTGRAAKVISNYTGKRALTVHKKIYRKKSAVATEMAFQLAPNLAENTLFIVDEASMIADEWNPQSGSSFLKDLIEFVYQPGPTGKDKNCSLLFVGDTAQLPPVGSIDSPALNEKYLANNFGLKTGAVELKEVVRQEKKSGILANATMLRKLINTYNEENKALPKFMTKSYKDIFSMTGIKLVEGLEYAYSKFGIENSLMVCRSNKSANVYNNQIRARLLYRDEELSGGDQIMVVRNNYFWLPENQETAFIANGDMAKVVRVRKEEERYGLRFAEVSLDFLDFPEVGTVSCKVILDTLQAETPNLPYEKSKQMFEGLMLDYEHLPSKKEKMEAIKIDPYYNALQIKFAYAVTCHKAQGGQWDAVFVDQGYLTDEMVDLDFLRWLYTGVTRAKRELFLVNFSQNLFATAQED; the protein is encoded by the coding sequence ATGGACAAAGCCAATTTAATTGCCCAATCTTATCCTTTTGAACCTACAGAAGAACAATTGGTTTTTTGTACTAGAGCCACTGCTTTTTTAAATCATAGGAGTACTAAAAAATGTTTTGTTTTAAGAGGTTATGCGGGTACAGGAAAAACAACTTCTGTAGCTGCATTGGTTAAGGCATTGCCTTATTTCAACTTAAAAGTGGTGTTATTGGCTCCAACGGGTAGGGCGGCAAAGGTAATTAGCAATTACACAGGTAAAAGGGCTCTAACTGTTCACAAAAAGATTTATCGTAAAAAAAGTGCTGTTGCTACAGAAATGGCTTTTCAATTGGCACCAAACTTAGCAGAAAACACACTTTTTATTGTTGATGAGGCTTCTATGATTGCCGATGAATGGAATCCGCAAAGTGGTTCTTCATTTCTAAAAGATTTGATAGAATTTGTTTATCAACCAGGGCCAACTGGCAAAGATAAAAACTGTTCGTTGTTGTTTGTAGGTGATACCGCCCAGCTTCCGCCAGTTGGTAGTATTGATAGCCCAGCATTAAACGAGAAATATTTAGCTAATAATTTCGGGTTAAAAACAGGTGCAGTAGAGCTAAAAGAAGTAGTAAGACAAGAGAAAAAATCGGGTATTTTAGCGAATGCAACAATGTTGAGGAAGCTCATCAATACCTATAATGAGGAAAACAAAGCCTTGCCGAAGTTTATGACCAAAAGTTATAAAGATATTTTCAGTATGACTGGAATTAAGCTGGTGGAGGGTTTAGAATATGCTTACAGTAAATTTGGGATTGAAAATTCCTTGATGGTTTGTCGCTCTAACAAATCGGCTAATGTTTACAATAATCAGATTAGGGCGAGGCTTTTATACAGGGATGAAGAGCTAAGTGGTGGCGACCAAATTATGGTGGTTCGCAATAATTATTTCTGGTTGCCAGAAAACCAAGAAACAGCTTTTATTGCCAATGGCGATATGGCAAAGGTGGTTCGGGTGAGGAAAGAAGAAGAACGTTACGGACTTCGTTTCGCAGAAGTAAGTTTAGATTTTTTAGATTTCCCGGAAGTGGGAACCGTTTCTTGCAAGGTGATTTTAGATACTTTGCAAGCAGAAACACCAAATCTGCCTTACGAAAAAAGTAAACAAATGTTTGAAGGATTAATGTTAGACTATGAACATTTACCCAGCAAAAAGGAAAAAATGGAGGCCATTAAAATTGACCCCTATTATAATGCCCTCCAAATAAAATTTGCTTATGCAGTAACTTGTCATAAAGCACAAGGTGGGCAATGGGATGCTGTTTTTGTTGACCAAGGTTATTTAACCGATGAAATGGTTGACCTTGATTTTTTACGTTGGCTTTATACTGGGGTTACACGTGCGAAAAGAGAGTTGTTTTTGGTTAATTTTTCACAAAACCTATTTGCTACAGCTCAAGAAGATTAA
- a CDS encoding DUF3822 family protein, translating to MDNNSILLIDPTFDPASASTCNLLVKVGLDSFSYAIINKETKQVNAVFDEQECDNGAQKFAERLKTDSYLKLPYQEVKFAIHTANTIAIPNDLYNEANLESHSQFFTESHSGNLYCQAQNHFGFTTIFTLLRAIDKTLEEFTYAKKYEQNAGLIQLAEKLDGYNLLLDFTVASFNVLFIKNQQVVFQQCYEIENTEEFNYYILLIINQLNINLQETALNLTGIINKGDEKYHCLLKYFSKADFISVDTDLNQEVLDDMPAHYYSSLLALNQCV from the coding sequence ATGGATAACAACAGCATCTTGTTAATAGACCCAACTTTCGACCCAGCTTCGGCTTCGACTTGCAACCTTTTGGTTAAAGTTGGTTTAGATAGTTTCTCTTATGCAATCATTAACAAAGAAACCAAACAAGTTAATGCTGTTTTTGATGAGCAAGAGTGTGATAATGGCGCTCAGAAATTTGCAGAGCGATTAAAAACCGATTCTTACCTGAAATTACCTTATCAGGAAGTAAAATTTGCAATTCATACGGCAAATACAATCGCCATTCCGAATGATTTATATAATGAGGCAAATTTAGAAAGCCATTCTCAATTTTTTACAGAATCGCATTCAGGTAATTTATATTGTCAGGCTCAAAATCATTTTGGCTTTACAACTATTTTCACTTTGCTAAGGGCGATAGATAAAACTTTAGAAGAGTTTACTTACGCAAAGAAATATGAACAAAATGCAGGTTTAATTCAGTTAGCAGAAAAACTTGATGGTTACAACCTACTTTTGGATTTTACAGTCGCTTCTTTTAATGTTTTATTCATTAAAAATCAACAAGTTGTATTTCAACAATGTTATGAAATAGAAAATACTGAAGAGTTTAATTATTATATTTTACTGATAATAAACCAATTAAACATCAATTTACAAGAAACAGCATTAAATCTAACTGGTATCATTAACAAAGGTGATGAAAAGTACCATTGTCTATTAAAATATTTCAGCAAAGCTGATTTTATTTCAGTCGACACTGATTTAAATCAAGAAGTTTTAGATGATATGCCAGCTCATTATTATAGCAGTTTATTAGCCCTTAACCAATGCGTATAA
- a CDS encoding RsmD family RNA methyltransferase: MRIIGGILKGRQFNAPAHLPVRPTTDMAKEALFNILYNTYDFEECDVLDLFSGTGSICIEFASRGIKHVRAVDLHRGCVAWIKSVSEKFDLSQIEPQQADTFKFLAQDNHQYNIIFADPPYDLPNIPMIPQLVMKHNLLAENGTLIVEHPPFLKLNNLPGFTEVRKYGNSSFSFFSPTQPSPEGSA, from the coding sequence ATGCGTATAATAGGCGGAATACTAAAAGGAAGACAGTTTAATGCGCCAGCTCACTTACCTGTTCGTCCGACTACAGATATGGCTAAGGAGGCCTTATTTAACATCCTCTATAATACTTACGACTTTGAAGAGTGCGATGTTTTAGACCTTTTTAGCGGAACTGGAAGTATTTGTATTGAGTTTGCATCGAGAGGAATAAAACATGTAAGAGCGGTTGATTTGCACAGAGGCTGTGTGGCTTGGATTAAATCTGTTTCAGAAAAATTCGACTTGTCCCAAATTGAACCTCAGCAGGCAGATACATTTAAGTTCTTGGCACAAGACAACCATCAATACAATATTATTTTTGCCGACCCACCTTATGATTTGCCAAATATCCCAATGATTCCTCAATTGGTCATGAAACATAATTTATTGGCAGAAAATGGCACTTTAATAGTAGAACACCCTCCTTTTTTAAAATTAAACAACTTGCCTGGCTTTACAGAAGTAAGGAAATATGGCAATAGTTCGTTTAGCTTTTTTAGCCCCACTCAACCCTCCCCAGAAGGGAGTGCTTAG
- the coaD gene encoding pantetheine-phosphate adenylyltransferase, whose translation MKIALFPGSFDPITIAHVDILKRALPLFDKIVVGIGLNSSKQNFLSAEKREEMVKTIFSGNENVEVQLYEGLTVDFCRKINAKYMVRGIRSASDFEYERAIAQINQTMMPEVETILLLSKPEYSAISSTIVRDILRNKGDVSPFVPKEVIEFL comes from the coding sequence ATGAAAATCGCTTTATTCCCAGGTTCATTTGACCCAATTACCATAGCTCACGTAGATATCTTAAAAAGAGCATTGCCTTTGTTTGATAAAATTGTAGTTGGTATTGGCCTGAATAGTTCAAAGCAAAACTTCTTATCTGCAGAGAAAAGAGAGGAAATGGTAAAAACCATTTTTTCTGGAAATGAAAATGTTGAAGTTCAGCTTTACGAAGGCTTAACAGTAGATTTTTGTAGAAAAATTAATGCGAAATACATGGTTAGAGGTATTCGTTCTGCCTCAGATTTTGAATATGAAAGAGCAATTGCTCAAATCAATCAAACAATGATGCCCGAGGTGGAAACCATTCTATTGTTAAGCAAACCAGAATATTCAGCTATTAGCTCAACCATTGTTCGTGATATTTTAAGAAACAAAGGAGATGTTAGTCCATTTGTACCGAAAGAGGTTATTGAGTTTTTGTAA
- a CDS encoding NUDIX hydrolase — MKNYRIYINNNTLLVTDAMPKHVSKIEPLDTDGFDFLSFYKNLKKRSSKDFVLISKNPKELFETIKKKLTIIKAAGGLVENAKGEFLFIFRNKKWDLPKGKVEKNEKVKVAAVREVEEECGVKIEKRQERLCKTYHIYELNGKVILKRTSWYKMFVKGKPKLIPQTEEGITTASWVGPDGIKAKMNNTYPLILDVLAAESLV, encoded by the coding sequence ATGAAGAACTACCGAATTTATATCAACAACAACACCTTGCTAGTTACTGATGCGATGCCAAAACATGTATCTAAGATCGAACCATTAGATACTGATGGTTTTGACTTCCTGTCTTTTTATAAAAACTTAAAAAAGAGAAGTAGTAAAGATTTTGTGTTAATTAGTAAAAATCCGAAAGAACTATTCGAAACTATTAAAAAGAAACTAACCATTATTAAAGCGGCTGGGGGCTTGGTAGAAAATGCCAAAGGCGAATTTTTATTTATTTTCAGAAACAAAAAATGGGATTTACCAAAAGGGAAGGTAGAAAAAAATGAAAAGGTTAAAGTTGCGGCAGTAAGGGAAGTAGAGGAAGAGTGTGGTGTTAAAATTGAAAAGCGTCAAGAACGTTTATGCAAAACCTACCACATTTATGAGTTAAATGGCAAAGTGATTTTAAAACGAACCAGTTGGTATAAAATGTTTGTGAAAGGAAAACCAAAATTGATTCCTCAAACAGAGGAAGGAATTACAACAGCTTCTTGGGTTGGTCCAGACGGGATTAAAGCTAAAATGAATAATACTTATCCTTTAATTTTAGACGTTTTAGCAGCTGAGAGTTTGGTGTAG
- the pyrE gene encoding orotate phosphoribosyltransferase, whose amino-acid sequence MYNKSDIELKVAEFLLQIKAVKLQPNNPFTWASGWKSPIYCDNRITLSHPPVRTYIRQKLAQLIQEEYGAVDVIAGVATAGIPQGVLVAQELGLPFIYVRAKAKEHGTGSLIEGEIVEGQRVVVIEDLISTGKSSLQAVDALRAAGLSVAGLVAIFTYGFDKADENFANAKCRYSTLSNYTSLISYAAEHSFIAQGEIDLLNKWRQNPSEWGREEVLSPKS is encoded by the coding sequence ATGTATAATAAAAGTGATATTGAATTAAAGGTAGCTGAATTTTTATTACAAATTAAAGCCGTTAAACTACAACCAAATAACCCATTTACTTGGGCTTCAGGCTGGAAATCGCCAATTTATTGTGATAACAGAATTACGCTATCTCATCCCCCAGTAAGAACATACATCCGTCAGAAATTAGCACAGCTGATACAAGAAGAATATGGTGCTGTTGATGTAATTGCAGGTGTTGCTACAGCAGGTATTCCACAAGGTGTTTTAGTTGCACAAGAATTAGGCTTACCTTTTATTTATGTGAGGGCTAAAGCTAAGGAACATGGTACTGGAAGTTTAATTGAAGGAGAAATAGTTGAGGGACAACGTGTAGTGGTAATCGAAGACTTAATCTCTACAGGAAAAAGCAGTTTACAAGCGGTAGATGCCTTACGTGCTGCCGGTTTATCTGTTGCGGGATTAGTGGCTATATTTACTTATGGCTTTGATAAAGCTGATGAAAACTTTGCCAATGCAAAATGCAGATACTCAACCTTATCAAATTATACATCTTTAATCAGTTATGCTGCTGAGCACAGTTTTATTGCACAGGGTGAAATTGATTTATTGAACAAATGGAGACAAAATCCTTCAGAGTGGGGACGTGAAGAAGTCTTGAGTCCGAAGTCTTAA
- a CDS encoding SRPBCC family protein, protein MTIIESTTEINLPIDKVYNFLEDLNNHQQLMPENIYNWSSTTDEASFTIQNMAKLAIKISSRVPNSEIIAIPTEKPPFDVELKWTVTPNDNGGTTAKHILSADLNMMMKMLASGPLQKLADYQTQKLKEVLG, encoded by the coding sequence ATGACCATTATAGAAAGTACTACAGAAATAAATTTACCTATAGACAAGGTTTATAATTTTTTGGAAGATTTAAATAATCATCAACAATTAATGCCAGAGAATATTTACAACTGGTCTTCTACTACAGATGAAGCAAGTTTTACTATTCAGAACATGGCAAAATTGGCCATCAAAATATCTAGTCGTGTGCCTAACAGCGAAATTATTGCTATTCCGACAGAAAAACCACCATTTGATGTAGAATTGAAATGGACAGTTACGCCAAATGATAATGGCGGAACAACTGCAAAACACATCCTTTCGGCAGATTTGAACATGATGATGAAAATGTTAGCATCAGGGCCACTTCAAAAACTGGCCGACTATCAAACTCAAAAATTAAAGGAAGTTTTAGGGTAA